In Meiothermus ruber DSM 1279, the following proteins share a genomic window:
- a CDS encoding DUF11 domain-containing protein → MKRALFFMLLLLGLAQAQVVTSFSIRYQNTTNGNITLVGNTLMCAVSMGTCNTTQMNNPNANNNQNMIFINADPANPTWPSGRGGSSSATLSLPTGAQVLWAGLYWGARVDPSTSGRNQISIKPPGASAYQSLTGTLLGTITNQGTDTTRPYTAFADVTSLVQTSGSGPYWVGGILAATGNDSLGFYAGWSLVVVYRLSSEPLRNLTIYDGLASVSNGNNVTITPSGFLTPYTGSFTAYLGAVAFEGDGGITGDQLVLNEVALSDAQNPSDNFFNSSVSQLGTRFTAKNPNYLNQMAVDVDLVDATGRIPNGATSATIQFTSSQDVYFPTVLTFATQVYLPDLTSSFSKTGQDINGGNLVVGDILEYTLSFSNTGLDGATNVVVRDPIPAGTQYVPGSLQVLTNAIGAPTGSFTDAAGDDIAEFDSANNRVVFRLGTGANATSGGLILPTQGASVRFRVQVLPSAGGQTITNTAQINYNSQTLGTSFSQSASTSANSQVSNPPTLSKAFAPASIQAGGSSTLTLTLSNPNPTTATLSAALVDNLPAGVVIASPTNASTTCPSGSLSATPGSGSLTLAAGAQIPANGSCTVSVNVTASTPGSYTNTLAAGTLQTNYGSNQSPASAVLTVVGLDISGQIYHDREPNGARNGEDWSDGVTVYVKLVQGSTVVAVQTVNPGTGSYTFSGVVPGSYTLVLDNNNSTADTTPTAPTGWLLINPATGSRAITMTSSNLLNQDFGLFRGFRVEGRVFYDDGESGGTANNALQDGQERSVGGVVITASDGTSSRTTSTDGNGFYYLYVPASWSSVSLSHPLRPATGWNNGSTATLVGSWADATGPTSAGAVVSLGSASSLAGSSLTRNFGVVRSSLFRPDQSGQTTSPGVVRYLHQFKPGSLGTVSLALVNTPQFGYQLRRDVNCDGDFDDAGEGFQGLPQSFSVGSSWPREPDGSLAACALEVQVLVPAGVSAGQVDIASLSASLAWSNNPAVQETRGLTDATTVIRGGELRLEKQVRNVSQNTAFAASAQGRPGEVLEYRIQYQNIGSQPIFNVVLYDPIPFFSTLVQNAYGGTGEVELVCPNGAVVRPDLGNTNSISLNLAALCTLPTAPQPGGGSAPALLPGQGGYFVYRVQVN, encoded by the coding sequence ATGAAACGCGCGCTGTTTTTCATGCTGCTCTTGCTGGGTCTGGCCCAGGCCCAGGTGGTGACCTCATTTAGCATCCGCTACCAAAACACCACCAACGGCAATATCACCCTGGTGGGCAACACCCTGATGTGCGCTGTAAGCATGGGTACTTGTAACACAACCCAAATGAACAACCCCAATGCCAACAACAACCAAAACATGATCTTCATCAACGCCGACCCGGCCAACCCTACCTGGCCCTCGGGCCGTGGGGGAAGCAGCAGCGCAACCCTCTCCCTCCCCACCGGGGCCCAGGTGCTGTGGGCCGGGCTCTACTGGGGGGCGCGGGTCGACCCCAGCACCTCGGGGCGCAACCAGATTTCCATCAAGCCCCCTGGGGCTTCAGCCTACCAATCCCTCACCGGCACCCTCCTTGGCACCATCACAAACCAGGGCACCGATACCACCCGCCCTTACACCGCCTTTGCCGACGTAACCAGCCTCGTTCAAACCAGCGGCAGCGGCCCCTACTGGGTAGGGGGTATCCTGGCCGCCACCGGAAACGATAGTCTGGGCTTCTACGCCGGCTGGTCGCTGGTGGTGGTCTACCGGCTATCCAGCGAGCCCCTCCGCAACCTCACGATCTACGATGGTCTGGCCTCGGTAAGCAACGGCAACAACGTCACCATCACCCCCAGCGGCTTCCTGACCCCCTACACAGGCTCCTTTACCGCCTATCTGGGAGCGGTGGCTTTTGAGGGGGATGGGGGCATCACAGGTGACCAATTGGTGCTAAATGAGGTAGCGCTTAGCGATGCACAAAACCCTAGCGACAACTTCTTCAACAGCTCTGTGTCGCAGCTCGGTACCCGTTTCACCGCCAAAAACCCCAACTATCTCAACCAGATGGCGGTGGACGTAGACCTGGTGGACGCCACGGGTCGCATTCCCAATGGAGCCACTTCAGCAACCATTCAGTTCACCTCCTCTCAAGACGTCTACTTCCCCACCGTGCTGACCTTTGCCACCCAGGTCTACCTTCCCGATCTCACCAGTTCTTTCAGCAAAACCGGACAGGACATCAACGGGGGCAACCTGGTGGTGGGCGATATCCTCGAGTACACCCTGAGTTTTTCCAACACCGGCCTGGATGGGGCCACCAATGTGGTCGTGCGCGACCCCATCCCTGCTGGCACCCAGTACGTACCGGGAAGCCTGCAGGTACTCACCAACGCCATCGGTGCCCCCACCGGCTCCTTTACCGATGCCGCCGGCGACGACATCGCCGAGTTTGATAGCGCCAACAACCGGGTGGTTTTCCGCCTGGGCACCGGGGCCAACGCCACGAGTGGCGGGCTCATCCTACCGACTCAGGGTGCCAGCGTGCGCTTCCGGGTACAGGTGCTGCCCAGCGCCGGCGGGCAAACCATCACCAACACCGCCCAGATCAACTACAACAGCCAGACCCTGGGCACCAGCTTCAGCCAGAGCGCCAGCACCTCGGCCAACAGCCAGGTCTCCAATCCCCCCACCCTGAGTAAAGCCTTCGCCCCGGCCAGCATCCAGGCTGGCGGCAGCAGCACCCTGACCCTGACCCTCAGCAACCCCAACCCCACCACCGCCACCCTGAGCGCGGCCCTGGTGGATAACCTGCCCGCTGGGGTGGTGATAGCCAGCCCAACCAACGCCAGCACCACCTGCCCCAGCGGCAGCCTGAGCGCCACGCCCGGCAGCGGCAGCCTAACCCTGGCCGCCGGAGCCCAGATTCCGGCCAACGGGAGCTGCACCGTTAGCGTAAATGTAACCGCCAGCACACCAGGGAGCTACACCAACACCCTGGCCGCCGGCACCCTCCAGACCAATTACGGCAGCAACCAGAGCCCAGCCAGCGCGGTGCTAACCGTGGTGGGCCTCGACATCTCCGGCCAGATTTACCACGACCGCGAACCCAACGGGGCCAGGAACGGCGAGGACTGGTCGGACGGGGTTACAGTCTACGTGAAGCTGGTACAGGGCAGCACGGTGGTGGCCGTCCAGACCGTGAACCCCGGAACCGGCAGCTACACCTTTAGCGGCGTCGTTCCCGGCAGCTACACCCTGGTGCTGGACAACAACAACAGCACCGCCGATACCACCCCCACCGCCCCCACTGGCTGGCTTTTGATCAACCCTGCCACTGGAAGCCGGGCCATCACCATGACCTCCAGCAACCTTCTGAACCAGGACTTCGGCCTCTTCCGGGGGTTCAGGGTAGAGGGCCGGGTCTTCTACGACGATGGCGAGAGCGGCGGCACCGCCAACAATGCCCTGCAGGATGGCCAGGAGCGCAGCGTGGGCGGTGTGGTGATCACGGCCAGCGACGGTACCTCTAGTCGCACGACCAGCACCGATGGCAACGGCTTTTACTACCTGTATGTACCCGCCAGTTGGAGCAGCGTCAGCCTCTCCCACCCCCTGCGCCCGGCCACCGGCTGGAACAACGGCAGCACCGCCACCCTGGTGGGAAGCTGGGCCGACGCCACAGGCCCCACCTCCGCTGGTGCCGTGGTCAGCCTGGGTTCGGCCAGCAGCCTGGCCGGCTCCAGCCTTACCCGCAACTTTGGGGTGGTGCGCAGTTCGCTCTTCCGGCCCGACCAGTCGGGCCAGACCACCAGCCCCGGGGTGGTGCGCTACCTGCACCAGTTCAAGCCCGGCAGCCTGGGCACGGTCAGCCTGGCCCTGGTCAACACCCCGCAGTTTGGCTACCAGCTCCGCCGCGATGTGAACTGCGACGGCGACTTCGACGACGCCGGCGAGGGTTTCCAGGGACTACCGCAGAGCTTTAGCGTGGGTTCTAGCTGGCCGCGGGAGCCGGACGGCAGCCTGGCGGCCTGCGCCCTCGAGGTGCAGGTGCTGGTGCCCGCAGGGGTGAGCGCCGGCCAGGTGGATATCGCCAGCCTCAGCGCCAGCCTGGCCTGGAGCAACAACCCGGCCGTTCAGGAAACCCGCGGCCTGACCGATGCCACCACCGTTATCCGCGGCGGCGAGCTGCGGCTGGAAAAGCAGGTGCGCAACGTAAGCCAGAACACCGCTTTTGCGGCCAGCGCCCAGGGCCGCCCCGGCGAGGTGCTGGAGTACCGCATCCAGTATCAGAACATCGGCAGCCAGCCCATCTTCAACGTGGTGCTCTACGACCCCATCCCCTTCTTCAGCACCCTGGTGCAGAACGCCTACGGCGGCACCGGCGAGGTGGAGCTGGTCTGTCCAAACGGCGCGGTGGTGCGGCCCGACCTGGGCAACACCAACAGCATCAGCCTGAACCTGGCCGCACTCTGCACCCTTCCCACCGCTCCCCAGCCCGGCGGGGGTAGCGCCCCGGCCTTGCTGCCTGGTCAGGGAGGGTATTTCGTGTACCGGGTGCAGGTGAACTGA